A window of Halopseudomonas sabulinigri genomic DNA:
ATGGCCGTGGTCATGACCTTTGCCGCCGGCTGCCCGGTGGTCAAGGTTGGCCGCATGGCGGGCCAGTTTGCCAAGCCGCGCTCGGCCGACGACGAAACCCAGGGCGGCGTGACTTTACCCGCTTACCGCGGCGACATCATCAACAATATAGCCTTCGAGGCCGCTGGCCGCGCTCCTGACCCGCAACGGCTGCTTAGCGCCTACCATCAGGCCACCGCTACGCTCAACCTGTTGCGCGCCTTTGCTCAGGGCGGCTTTGCCAGCCTAGACCAAGTGCACCAGTGGAATCTCGACTTTATTGCCAACTCCGCCATGGCCGACCGTTTCCAGCAACTGGCTGATCGTATCGATGAAAGTCTCGCCTTTATGCGCGCCTGCGGCTTCGACAACGAGCACAGCCCGCAGTTGCGCGAGACCGCCTTTTTCACCGCCCACGAAGCCCTGCTATTGAACTATGAACAGGCGTTCACCCGCCGCGACAGCCTGACCGGCGACTGGTACGACTGCTCGGCGCACATGCTGTGGATTGGTGATCGCACCCGCCAGCTGGACGGCGCGCATGTCGAGTTCATGCGCGGCATTGGCAACCCCATTGGTATCAAGGCCGGACCGACTACCGACCCGGACGACCTGCTGCGGTTGATTGATCGGCTGAATCCGGAGAACAGCAGCGACCGCCTGAACGTCATCGTGCGCATGGGAGCCGACAAGGTAGAGCAGCACATGCCGGCGTTGGTGCGTGCGGTGGAGCGCGAAGGCAAACAGGTACTGTGGAGTTCCGACCCGATGCACGGCAACACCATGAAGGCATCCAGCGGCTACAAGACCCGTGACTTCGCCCGCATTCTCAGCGAGGTGGAGCAGTTCTTTGCCGTGCATCAGGCAGAGGGCAGCTGGGCTGGCGGTATTCATATCGAGATGACCGGACAGAACGTCACCGAGTGCATCGGCGGCGCCACCCCGGTCACCGAAGACGGTTTGTCCGATCGCTATCACACCCATTGCGACCCGCGCCTGAATGCTGACCAGTCGCTGGAGCTGGCCTTTTTGATCGCCGAAACCTTGAAAAAAGTGCGCCGTTAAATCCCACGGCGGGTACTGCAGATACGTTGAAAAATCCGCCCGACAAGCTGCCGGGCGGCGTATCATCCTGCTAGCACTACTCACCTGTTTAGGGTCGCCAGCGCTCACTACGCCGGGCGGCCAACCCTGCCCTGGATTGCCTCATGCACGAACAAAGCAGCTTTCTTCTTCTGGCCGTAGTCTTTTTGCTGGCCGCCGTGGCGGCGGTACCGCTGGCCAAGCGCTTGCGCCTGGGCGCGGTCATCGGCTACCTGCTGGCCGGCGTAGTGATTGGCCCCTCGACGCTCAACCTGATCGCGCACCCCGAGGATATCCGTCATATCTCCGAACTGGGCGTGGTGCTGTTGCTGTTCATCATCGGCCTCGAACTCTCGCCGCGGCGGCTGTGGTTGATGCGCAAGGCGGTCTTTGGCGTCGGCGTAGCGCAGGTACTGGTGTGTGCGAGCCTGATTGGCACCCTGGCCTACATTGGGCTGGATCAGCCGGTGAACACCGCCCTGGTCCTGGGCTTGGGGCTGGCGTTGTCCTCCACCGCCTTTGGCCTGCAGATACTGGCCGAGCGCAAGGAACTGAACAGCGCGCATGGCCGCATGGCCTTCGCCATCCTGCTATTTCAGGACATCGCCGCCATTCCGCTGATAGCGTTGATTCCCCTGCTTGGCGGCGCCAGCAGCGATGTTGGCGGCGAGAGCAATCTGGAGCAGTTGATCAAGATTACCGGAAGCATCGCGATCATCGTGATCGGTGGTCGTTACCTGTTGCGGCCGGTATTCCGGATTGTCGCCAGAACCGGCTTGCAGGAGGTTTCCACCGCGACCGCGCTGCTGGTTGTAATAGGTACTGCCTGGCTGATGCAGAGCGTCGGTGTGTCCATGGCGCTGGGTGCCTTTCTCGCCGGCCTGTTGCTGGCAGATTCGGAGTACCGCCACGAGCTGGAGTCGCAGATAGAGCCGTTCAAGGGACTGTTGTTGGGGCTGTTTTTCATCAGCGTGGGCATGACCGCCGATCTCGGCTTGTTGCTCAACAGCCCCGGTGCAGTCCTGCTGCTGACCGCCATGATCATTGGCTGCAAACTGCCGCTGATTTATCTGGTCGGCCGCACCGCTGGCGGTCTCGACAAGCTCAGCGCCCTGCGCCTGGGGGTGGTGTTGGCGGCCGGTGGCGAGTTTGCCTTTGTGGTCTTTCAGATGGCGCGCGACCAACAACTCTTCGACCAGCGCATGCACAGCATGCTGGTACTGGCGATTACCCTGTCAATGGCGGTGACGCCATTGATCATTCTGCTGCTCTCGAAACTGATCAAGCCCAAGGCCGCTGCGGTCGAAGTACCCGAGGAGCTGAAACAGATTGACGCCGAGGCGCCGCGGGTAGTCATCTCCGGCATGGGCCGCATGGGCCAGGTGATCGCGCGCGTGCTGCGCGCCCAGCGCGTGCCCTACATTGCGCTGGAGACCTCGGTGGACAGTATCGAGCTGTCGCGCAGCCTGAGCCGCGACATGCCGATCTTTTATGGGGACTCCCTGCGTCCGGAAATCCTGCGAGCCGCACAGGTGGATCAGGCGGAGTTTTTCATCATCACCACCGACGACCCCGACACCAACCTGAAAACCGCCGAACTGGTGCGTCGCCTCTATCCGCACGTGACCATCATCGCCCGCGCGCGCAACCGCCAGCATGTACATCGGCTGATCGACCTCGGTGCGTTCGCCGTGCGCGAAACCTTTCACTCCAGCCTGGAGATGAGCAAGCAGGTACTGACCGGCCTTGGCCTCAGCGAAGCCCAGGCAGACTCGCGCCTGACCCGTTTCCGTGAACACGACGAACAGGTACTGGCCGCGCAACACAAGGTGTATGACGATGCCGCCGCCGTCATGCAGACGGCACGCGAGGCCCGTGCCGATCTGGAGCGGCTGTTCGATTCGGACCAGATCGAGGCACGCAGTATTGATGAGGCGCTGCAACGCCCGCCAGAGTGAGCCGCCGGGCACCCGTGGCGGGATTGGCCTGCTACAATGCCCGCTCACTGACTTCAGGAATCACAGCATGGCCGATATCGGACGTTTCAACCGACTGCAGGTCCTCAAACACACCGGTTTCGGCCTGTATCTCAACGGCGGTAACGACGGCGATATCCTGCTGCCCAAGCGCTACATCCCCAAGGACAAACCCAGTGAAGTCGGCGACTGGCTGGATGTGTTCATCTACTTCGACAGCGAAGACAAGATCATCGCCACCACCGAGCAGCCCAAGGCGCAGGTAGGCGACTTTGTCAGCTTGAAAGTCATCGCCAAAAACAACGTCGGCGTGTTTCTCGACTGGGGGCTACCCAAGGATGTGCTGCTGCCCTTCTCGGAGCAGAAGCGCCCGCTGGAAGTGGGTGACTACGCCGTGGTGCATCTGTACCTCGACAAGCACACCAGCCGGGTAATCGCCACCAGCCGGCTGGATCGCTATCTCGACAAGACGCCAGCGCGCTACAAGGCCGGCGACCCGGTTGATCTGCTGATCGTGGAGCGTACCGACCTGGGCCACAAGGCCATCATCAACGGCCTGCACTGGGGGCTGGTGCACAAGAACGAAGCCTTCAAATTCCTGCGCGGCGGTCAGCGCGAGCAGGGCTACATCCGCGAAATGCGCGCCGACGGCAAGATCAGCCTCAGCCTGCAACCGGTGGGGACTGCGGCTGCCGATCAGCTACAGGACCAGATATTGCAAAAGCTGCTGGATAACAACGGTCAACTGGCGCTCAGTGACAAGAGCACCCCCGAGGCCATCAGCCGCGCCTTTGGCGTCAGCAAGGGCAACTTCAAAAAAGCCATTGGCGGCCTGCTGAAACAGGGCAAGATCAGCATTCACAGCGACCATATCGAGCTGCTTTAAGCTGCCAGAAGGCTTCAGGCCGCCCGATAAAACGCCCGGTACTGGCCGGGCGTCAGCGCCGTCCGCACTTTGAAATGGCGCTGAAAATGCGCCTGATCGGCAAACCCAAGATCCAGCGCCAAGCCATTCAGGCTGCACTCTGCGCGGCGCAATTCTGCTCGTGCCCGCTTGATCCGCGCATCCAGCTGGAAGGCATGCGGCGCCTGGCCAAATTCACGCTTGAAGCTGCGTATCAGTTGATAGCGGTTCAGCCCGGCCACCTGCGCCAGCGTGTCCAGCTGCAGGTTGGTATCCAACTGATCCATGATCATGTCGCGCGCCTGCTGCACACCCGGATGCTGAGGCGGTGCGACCGGCGAACCGGCGGAGAACAACGATTGCAGTAGCTCGATAAGCTGAATCTCTGCCGCAAGCGCAGTGCCGGCATCCAGCAGACTGGCAAACAGCTGATCAAATCGCCTGGCAGCGCCCGCCTGCACATGGGTCGCGCCGGGGAAGCAGTGATAGTCCTGACTGCCGCCAAGCACCTCACGCTGGAGCTCACCCAGCCAGTTGGCATTCAGAAACAGCATGCGGTAAGACCACAGCCCCGCCGCCGGATTGCAGGAGTGCACCTCGCCGGGGTTGACCGTGAACATACTGCCGACACCGATGCGTTGCGACCGGCCGCGGTTGCGATACAGCGTGTGGCCCTGATCAATCACGCCGAAGGAAAATTCGTCGTGGGTATGCTGCTGATAGCAAGCGCTGGAACGGTCGGCCTGCCGTAGCTCGACAAGGGGCAAGGCTGGGCTGCGTTGCAGGACTTGGGATGGGTTCTCGCGCATACCTACCTCGTGATCAATACAGCAGAATCATTGCCACGCTGCCCACCAGCAGCAGCGCCATACACCGATTGAACCAGCGCATGGCCGCAAGCCCAGGTAATTGCCGCCCCAGCAGATGGCCCGCGAGGGCCCAGCTGCCGACACCGAGCAGACACATCAGCAGCGACAGCATACAGAACAGCAACAACGCCTGCTCGCCGGCAGTACTGCCGCTGACGAACAGGCCTATGCCGGCGGTGGAAAACAACCAGGCCTTGGGGTTGAGCCACTGGGCCAGGGCGCCGGCCCAGAAACCCGGCACCTGAGCCGCTGCACTGCTGCCCGGTAGTTCGCCCCGCGCAGTAACCAACCGCCAGGCGAGGTACAACAGGTAAACCGCCCCCAACCCGCTCAGTATTCGCAGCAACTGGGGATGATCCTGCAGACTGCCGAGCAGCCCCACCCCCACCACAAACACCATCAGGGTATAACCCAGCGAGGCGCCCAGCACGTAGCGCGCAGCCCGCCACACGCCCGCCTGCGCGCCGGCGGCGACCGCCACCACGCAGACCGGGCCAGGCGCAATAGAACCCACCAACGAAAACGCCAACATCGAACCTATCAGGGTCAACATGCACTCACTCCACCATCGGCGCACTTGGGCGCCCATGGTCGGCATGCTCGCTTGTATGCCATGAGGTGTATTGAACGAAATTGCAGCTGTGTTTTGGGAGCGGCGGCGCCTAGGGCCGGGAAGATGGCGGCGGGCCTCGAGCAGCAGCGCCGGTCGCAGCGCCGCTAGCCCGGTTGGAGGCCGGCCCTCCCGGCGACGCAGCACGCCAAAACGAGAAGACCGGGTGCGCTTTCAGGTCCGGACAGGCGCCGGGTACGCCCGTCCGGTTGCGCTGCGTCAGTCCGCCGGCCGGCCCTGATCCGGTTGACTGTAATCGCAAACACCCTGAGGGAAGATGGCATTCAGCTCGGCCAACTCATCCGCGGACGGCACCCAGCTGCCATAGGTACCGTCGCTCACGGCGGTGCTGACTGGCTTGAGCGCACACTTGAAGACGCTGCCCTCAATGGGGCCACCGGCGACCATGCGCGAGGTGGTGTAAGTCGGGAAGGCGTCTGTACAGGCGCCGGCGGGTTGATCATCAAGGATGCCGTTCCACACGTTGTCACCCTCCGCAATCAGGCTACCGTCGGTGTTGAAGCAACTGTCCACCGCGCCGTCGGGACGATTATCGCCAATACTGAGCTCCGGGTTCTCGCGGATATTGGCCAGCCACTCATCCAGCACGTCCAGCGCCTGCCAGGTCTGGTCAAAGTTTTTCTGCGCGCGCGGGCGCGCCGGATTGCTGGTATCGGTCGGACGGGTATCGGTAAACCAGATCACCTGATTGTCGGCGTTGCCCATCTTGTTCAGCACCCGCTGACGGACCGAGAAGGACTGATGGCTGTTGTGCATATCCAGCACTTCTTCCAGATAATGCCGCCAGTCGATCACCGGAATATTCAGCTGGCCATCAAACACCATGCCTTGTTCATAGGCTGCGTTGATCGCCAGCAGATCACCCTCGGTGCGCGGCGCCGGAGCCGTACCGTCCGGGCTGAGATTCATGTTGCGACGGCTCCAGGGATCAAAGTTGTCCGGCGTATTGGGCGGCAGGAAGGGCGCGCCCTCCTGCACCATTTCGCTGGGCTGCTTCCAGCCGCCAATCAGCCGATTCAGCTTGAGGAACTCGCTGGTGGTGATGTCGCCACGGCGCAGCGAGCGCAACCCGTACTGCACGCCCACGTTGTCGAACAGGGTACGTGGCTGGCCGTCGTCATCGACGCCGTAGACGTTGCGCAGGTCATCAAAATGCGTCCACTGCACCGTATTCATGATGCCCGGCGGAAACATTTTTTCCTGATTGGTTACCTGCCCGTAATGCGGGTTCATGGTCAGTGGCGTCAGCCCGCGCCACGCGGGAATGCACTCGCTCATGCCCGGCGCGCTGGCGTAACCCAGGGCGATCTTGGTGTCGTACAGCGGGTCGGCGTAGGCATCAGTCGCATTCATGCCCACCAGCAAGCTGCGATTGGCGGTGGTTTGCCACCGGGCGTTGCTGCGATCCGTGGCATCCATGTAATGCTCCAGCAACTCGCAATCGCCGACATGAATGGTCTGGGTGACCATGTCCGGGTAAGAGTACTGCGGCACGCCGGCGTCGATCAGGCCAGGGTGATTCTGCGAGTACACGTATTGCTGGATGGCGCCACCCGAACCACCAATGGCGACCGTATAGTCCGGCACGCCAAAACGCTTGATAAAGTGCTCCTTGACCATCAGCGCCGTTTCACCTCCCACCTGCAGGTTGTAGTGGGTGTTGGCGCGCGTACCGGTGGAGTAGATCACCGCATAGCCCTTGCCCAGCACTTCAGGCGTAAGAGCCGCGCTGCTCAGCTTGCCTTGCGTGTGGCCAATAGCGACCCCGCCCTCAAAGTGATAAAGCAGGCGCCCGTTCCAGTTAGCCGTGCTGGCAGCATCGGCTGCATCACCACGGGTGGCCAGGGTCGCAAAACTGTAGATGAAGCGGTTGAGCGTGCCGACCTCGCGGCGCACGACAAAATCCACTTCGCGGCCATCGGTGAGCGTGGTAGTCGCCATATCGGCGGGACGCGAACCGTCACCGGGCAACGCGGCGTAGCTGTTGACCGTGGTGCGATAGAGGAAGTCCACCCGCGGCTCGATCGTACAGTCGCGGCTGTAGCCCACCACCGTCTCGCCCTCCAGTACCGGATAACCCTGCTCCTGGCTATCGACCAGCGGCTGTATGCCCAGCTCGGTATCCACGCTACAAACAAACGGGTATTGCTGCGGGCCGGAGAAGACCGGGCCGGTTTCGGGGTAACTGGTGAGCGTCATGCTGTAGAGCTCGCCGTATTGGCTGTGGTGCAACTCCAGCTGGTTCTCACCGAGTTCCAGCCCTTCGATCAGGACTTCCAGCCGACCGTTGCGCTGCAGCATCCGCGTCGGTTCGATCTCCCTGTCATTCAGCCAGAGTTCGAGGTCATCCAGCTCGTCGTTGATCAGCTCGATATCGCCTTCAATGGTCAGCAGCACAGCGCTGCCGGTAACCTGATCGGCGGCGCTGGAAAGCACACCGAGCTGCAAATCAGGCCGTGTCGTGCTATCTGAATCCGAGCCCCCGCTATCGCTGAGGCAACCGCTGAGTGCCAGGGTCAATAAACTGATGGTAAAGGCAGGTGCAAACCTTCTTGGCATATCCATTACAGATCCCTCTTGTTTAATGGGCTTCTTATTGTGGTAACCCGTTCTGATTACTGCGCCGCCCCATCCTAGGCAGCGGCCGGCAGGCAAAACAGGCACAGATGGCGGTTTTCTACTGACACAGACCCTCAGCCGCTTTGGCTAAGGCCGGCGAGCTCACCCAGGCAACGCAGCTTGGCCTCGGTTTCTGCCGTCACCGGGCTGCCTGCGTTAAGCCGGAGAAAGTCGGAATGATTTACCCCGGCCGAGAAAACACTACCGGGAAACACATGAATGCCATGCGCCAGCGCTCGCTCAAACAGCATTCGCGCATCCTGTTTATCGGGCAACCGCACCCACAACACGCAGCCGCCCTGCGGCTCGTGCACCTGGGTACCAGCCGGAAAGCTCTGCCGGACAATCTCGATCATCGTCTGCACCTGGGCCTGCAGCCGGGCGCGCAGCTGTTGCAGGTGCTGGGCGTAGCCGCCGCTTTCCATCAGCCGGCCCACCAGCAGCTGCGGGGCGGCGGCGGTAGTGATACTGCTGATCTGTTTCAGCTCGCGCAGCCGCCCGTGAAACCGCCCCGCCGCCACCCAGCCCAGCCGCAAACCGGGCATCAGCGACTTGGAGAACGAGCTGCAGTAGATCACCATGCCTTCGCTATCAAAAGCCTTGGCCGGCAGGCTATCGCCGCTGTAAACCGTATCGCCCCAAATATCGTTCTCGATCAGCGGTACCTGGTAACGGCTGGCCAGTTCAACCAACTTGCGCTTGCGCTCCAGCGACAGACTGAAGCCCAGCGGGTTCTGTGCATTGCAGGACACCAGGCACGCCTTGACCTGGCCACGCTTGAACGCCTGTTCAAGGGAGTAAAGGCAGAGCCCATCGCGGTAATGGGTGGGAATTTCCAGCGCGCGCCGTTGCAGCACCTCCAGCGCCAGCAGCGAGCCGTAGTAAGTCGGTGTCTCAACCGCCACAACGTCACCGCGCCGGGTCACTGTGCGCAACGCCAGCTCAATGGCTTCCATGCAGCCATTGGTGACCAGGATGTCATGCTCGGCCAGTGGCACCTCGTGGGTAAGGCTGCGGTGCGATAGCTGGCGGGCAAAACTGGCGACCCCGTTGGGGTGTGAATAGTCCCACACCGCTTGCGGCTGTCGGCGCGTCAACTCGCGGTACAGGCGCATGATACGCGGCACCGGCATCAACTCTGCCGCGGGCAAAGCGATCCCCAGATGCAAGATCCCGGCCCGGGTGTGCGGCTCCATGTAGCGCAGAATGTCTTCGCTCAGCGAGACATCCACCGGCAGCAGCGGAAAGTGCGCCACGCTCTGACCGCTGCCAACGCTCGGCAAGGCAGCACAGACGAACGCACCCGAGCGCTCACGTATGTCCACGTATCCGTCCAGTTCAAGCTTGCGCAAGGACTGAATCACCGTGTTGATGCTCACGCCAAACAGCTTGCTCAATGCCCGCACCGACGGCAGCCGCTCACCCGGCTGATAGTTGCCACTACGAATGTGGGCCGTGAGTTGCTCACTGATGTTTTCGTAAAGAAACAGATCCTGCGCCATCGCATCCTGCCTCGACGCTTCGGGAGCGTCCTGCGTTCTTGTTTTTCTGGTCACTCTGGAGTCTAACCGCAGTTCGGAGCGCGCGCTAAATTGGTGCATCGCAAATTGGCTTCGGCACAGCAACCATCACCCGATCACCGCTCCAGAACCACGGCTGGTGCACACCAACTCGCCTGTTTGGGTGCTTGTAACAATTTTTCACAAATTTAGTATTGGCGAGCCAATATGCAGTTATGTCTCGCCACAGCCGCCAGCGGCGACCCGAATGCACTCAGCGAGGCCTCGGCACCCCATAACAAACACAAGGAAATTGCTATGTTCGCACTCAATAAAATCTTCAAGAACGGTCTTGCCGTTGTCGCTCTCACCACCCTGTTTGCCGGGGCAGCCCAGGCCACCAACCCCGGCTCCAGCAGCCCGGATACCATGATTCTCGGTGACTCCATATTCGCCCTGTCCGGCGACATCCACGAGTACCTGGAAGCCGACCTGGACGAGAATATCGATACCTACGCCCGTTCCGGCTGCCAACTGAGCGGCGGCAACATCCTCTGCTCGCGCACCTACTCGGTGGAGCGCCAGTACGCCCGCGCCAGCAAAAGCGGCATCAAGACCGTGATCTTCAACGGTGGCGGCAACGATATTCAGCTGAACAGCTGCCGTCCGTCCTTGAGCCGCTGCATGCCGCTGCTGAATGAACTGGAAGACAAGATCGCCGCCCTGGTTGCCGACATGCGCGATGACGGCATCGAGGAAATCATCTTCCTCGGTTACTACAACGCCGTTGGTGGTGCCGAAGAGCTGCGCGAGATCAACAACTACAGCATGAACTACAAGGCCGCCGCCTATCCCGGTATGAACGTCAAGTTCGTTGACGTACGCGCCGCCTTTGCCGGTAACGAGGCTCGCTACATCACCAGTGACGGCATTCACCCCACCGCCGCCGGTTCCCGCGTGCTGGCTGACCTGCTGCTGCAGGCGCTGGATCAGTAACGCCCGCAATCGCTCGGGGCCACGGCATATGACGCCGTGGCCTTGTGCATTCCCCGGTTACCAAACTCCCCTTGAGAGCCACACTCACGGCGCTCATAATGCACGGCCTGCCCCTCTAGCCACAGGCCCTCGCATGTTTCGCTGGTTTGAAAATCGCCTGAACCCCTTCCCCGCCGAAGAACCTACCGAGCCGCCGCGTTCGCTGCTGGCGTTTTGTCTGCACTACACCAAGGGGGCTTGGCCCTACCTGATTCTGGCCTCGATTCTGATGGCCGGCATTGCCATCACCGAGGTCTGGCTGTTCGGTTTTCTCGGCAGCATCGTTGACTGGCTAAGCGAGCAGAACCGCGAGACCTTCCTGCAGACGGAAGGCTGGAAACTGGCCGGCATGGCCTTTGTGGTGCTTATTGCCTTGCCGCTCCTGATCTTCAGCAATTCGCTGCTGACGCACCAGACCCTGATGGGCAATTACCCCATGCGCATTCGCTGGATGGTGCACCGCTACCTGCTCAAGCAGTCGATGGCCTTCTATCAGGACGAGTTCGCCGGGCGCATTGCCACCAAGCTGATGCAAACCGCGCTGGCAGTACGCGAGTGCGTGATCAAGCTGATCGACGTGCTCAACTACATCATCGTCTACTTTATCGGCACCCTGCTGCTGGTTGGCTTGGCCGATTGGCGCCTGACCTTGCCAATGCTCGGCTGGCTAGCCGGTTACGTATTGCTGATGCGTTACTTCATTCCGGTGCTCGGCAAGGTAGCCAAGGTACAGGCCGATGCGCGCTCAATGATGACCGGGCGCATTGTCGACAGCTACACCAATATCCAGACGGTCAAACTCTTCTCCCACGCCAAACGCGAGTCGAGCTACGCCCGTGAAGGCATGGATGAGTTCATGGTCACCGTGCATCAGCAGATGCGTCTGGTTACCCAGCTGTACAGCCTGCTGTATCTGCTCAATGCGCTATTGCTGCTGGGCGTGACCGGACTGGCAATCTGGCTCTGGTTACAGGGCGCGGTGAGCGTCGGCGCGGTCGCCGTGGCGGCCGGACTGGTGCTGCGGCTGTGGGGCATGTCGCAGTGGATCATGTGGGAGCTCTCTGCGCTGTTTGAAAACATTGGCACCGTGCAAGATGGCATCAACTCCATCT
This region includes:
- a CDS encoding ABC transporter ATP-binding protein, yielding MFRWFENRLNPFPAEEPTEPPRSLLAFCLHYTKGAWPYLILASILMAGIAITEVWLFGFLGSIVDWLSEQNRETFLQTEGWKLAGMAFVVLIALPLLIFSNSLLTHQTLMGNYPMRIRWMVHRYLLKQSMAFYQDEFAGRIATKLMQTALAVRECVIKLIDVLNYIIVYFIGTLLLVGLADWRLTLPMLGWLAGYVLLMRYFIPVLGKVAKVQADARSMMTGRIVDSYTNIQTVKLFSHAKRESSYAREGMDEFMVTVHQQMRLVTQLYSLLYLLNALLLLGVTGLAIWLWLQGAVSVGAVAVAAGLVLRLWGMSQWIMWELSALFENIGTVQDGINSISRPQLVNDVPDAKPLQVSQGDIRFEQVHFHYGKGHGVMGNLNLHIKPGEKIGLVGRSGAGKSTLVNLLLRFYDVESGKVVIDGQNIAEVQQDSLRAHIGMVTQDTSLLHRSVRDNILYGRPDADEQLMLNAARNAEADQFIAELEDAKGRRGFDAHVGERGVKLSGGQRQRIAIARVMLKDAPILILDEATSALDSEVEAAIQENLNKLMQGKTVIAIAHRLSTIAEMDRLIVMDQGNIIEDGSHAELVARGGLYAKLWARQSGGFLGEELEEDVTEQL